One stretch of Streptomyces agglomeratus DNA includes these proteins:
- a CDS encoding BlaI/MecI/CopY family transcriptional regulator → MTENNTPIQSRYAEQYAADLKANREEQAELRGRLKQLQSDEKWLVVQLQNAPVAEETGAPAEAEAPQVVPRPRQESAPAAAAPSGAKKRVARTKASAKRAVAPKKKASVTEAPAKKAARSVTEAPKSVEPPLHEVVLGVLRAQTGHPHLAREVHTELADKHGRSTSIQVVRNSLESLVKKGSIEKENKQNSVMYTAPAAVESVPESAAEKASEKVPADA, encoded by the coding sequence ATGACTGAGAACAACACGCCCATTCAGAGCAGGTATGCGGAGCAGTATGCCGCCGATCTGAAGGCGAACCGTGAGGAGCAGGCGGAGCTGCGTGGGCGTTTGAAGCAACTGCAGAGCGATGAGAAGTGGCTGGTGGTGCAGTTGCAGAACGCACCCGTGGCCGAGGAGACTGGTGCACCGGCCGAGGCTGAAGCACCGCAGGTTGTGCCGCGGCCGCGACAGGAGTCTGCGCCGGCGGCTGCCGCTCCTTCCGGCGCCAAGAAGAGGGTGGCGCGGACCAAGGCGTCGGCCAAGAGGGCGGTCGCGCCGAAGAAGAAGGCGTCTGTCACCGAGGCGCCGGCGAAGAAGGCCGCCAGGTCAGTCACCGAGGCCCCGAAGAGTGTCGAGCCGCCGCTGCACGAGGTTGTTCTGGGCGTTCTGCGTGCTCAGACCGGGCATCCGCACCTGGCCCGCGAGGTCCACACCGAACTCGCGGACAAGCACGGCCGGTCGACCTCTATCCAGGTGGTGCGCAACAGCCTGGAAAGCCTCGTCAAGAAGGGAAGCATCGAGAAGGAGAACAAGCAGAACTCGGTGATGTACACCGCGCCCGCCGCCGTCGAGTCGGTGCCCGAGTCGGCCGCCGAGAAGGCGAGCGAGAAGGTCCCGGCGGACGCCTAG
- a CDS encoding NF041680 family putative transposase — protein MSVLQHGVPRDAFAELSCFRTELYACLTGRRDALFELSDALLCADGPVRTLVELSLEPEHRRGHGALYGGLNCGDLDVARLRRTLAGLPLPRTASGRLVLAVDVSNWLRPDANTSPDRMFCHTYGRGRGSAQMIPGWPYSFVAAVEPGRTSWTAVLDVLRLRPWDDAIAVTAGQVREVFQRLYVAGQWQIGDPPVLVVFDAGYDVTRLAFLLADLPVELLGRMRSDRVLYFPPTPQPAGKRGRKPKHGAEFTFEYPATLPVPSITTVTDTTHYGQAVATAWDRLHPLLTRRSAWADHPGELPIIEGTVIRLRVDHLRGDRHPRPIWLWWSATDATAGDVDRLWQAFLRRFDLEHTFRMFKQTLGWTAPKLREPAAADRWTWLVIAAHTQLRLARPLAEDLRRPWERPARQGRLTPARVRRGFRRLHGKAPQPAGAPKPSTAGPGRPIGTKNKHRARERTVGKQGQPDLTTTITSSRAG, from the coding sequence ATGAGTGTGCTGCAACACGGCGTCCCGCGGGATGCGTTTGCCGAACTGTCATGCTTCCGGACGGAGCTCTATGCCTGTCTGACCGGGCGGCGCGATGCGCTGTTCGAGCTGAGTGATGCCCTGCTGTGCGCGGATGGTCCGGTGAGGACGTTGGTCGAGCTGTCGTTGGAGCCTGAGCACCGGCGTGGGCATGGCGCCTTGTACGGCGGCCTGAACTGCGGGGATCTGGATGTGGCACGCCTGCGCAGGACGCTGGCAGGGCTGCCGCTTCCCCGCACGGCGTCGGGGCGGCTGGTCCTGGCGGTCGATGTGAGCAACTGGTTGCGGCCGGACGCGAATACCAGCCCGGACCGGATGTTCTGCCACACATACGGGCGAGGCAGAGGCTCGGCCCAGATGATCCCCGGTTGGCCCTACTCCTTCGTTGCCGCTGTGGAGCCGGGCCGGACCTCGTGGACGGCCGTGTTGGACGTGCTCCGGCTGCGGCCCTGGGACGACGCGATCGCCGTCACCGCCGGCCAGGTCCGAGAGGTGTTCCAGCGGTTGTATGTGGCAGGCCAGTGGCAGATCGGCGACCCGCCCGTCCTCGTCGTCTTTGATGCCGGCTACGACGTGACCCGCCTGGCCTTCCTGCTCGCGGACCTGCCCGTGGAGTTACTGGGCCGGATGCGTTCGGACCGAGTCCTGTACTTTCCGCCTACGCCCCAGCCGGCGGGCAAGCGCGGGCGTAAACCCAAGCACGGGGCAGAGTTCACCTTCGAGTACCCGGCCACCCTGCCGGTCCCGTCCATCACCACGGTGACCGACACCACTCACTACGGGCAGGCCGTCGCCACGGCGTGGGACCGCCTGCATCCACTGCTGACCCGGCGCTCGGCCTGGGCCGACCATCCCGGAGAGTTGCCGATCATCGAAGGCACCGTCATCCGTCTGCGGGTCGACCACCTTCGCGGCGACCGCCACCCCCGGCCGATCTGGCTGTGGTGGTCGGCCACCGATGCCACCGCCGGGGACGTGGACCGGCTCTGGCAGGCGTTCCTGCGCAGATTCGACCTGGAACACACCTTCAGGATGTTCAAGCAGACGCTGGGCTGGACGGCTCCCAAACTCCGCGAGCCGGCCGCCGCTGACCGTTGGACCTGGCTGGTCATCGCCGCCCACACCCAACTCCGCCTGGCCCGGCCCCTTGCCGAGGACCTTCGCAGACCCTGGGAGCGGCCCGCACGCCAAGGACGTCTCACCCCTGCACGGGTCCGCCGAGGATTTCGCCGCCTCCACGGCAAGGCCCCTCAACCGGCCGGTGCACCGAAACCCAGCACCGCAGGCCCAGGCCGACCAATCGGCACGAAGAACAAGCACCGTGCACGCGAACGCACCGTCGGGAAACAGGGCCAACCGGACCTCACGACAACCATCACAAGCAGCAGAGCTGGATAA
- a CDS encoding IS5 family transposase, whose translation MSDAEWAAIRPLVPVPAWLQGRGGQPEGYCHRQMLDAIRYLVAGGISWRAMPVDFPDWGRVYAFFRRWREHGLTTEFHDRMRGRVREQEGREAEPTAGIIDAQSVKAAASVPSVSRGWDGGKKVGGRKRHIVTDCLGLLLVVAVTAANIGDRDAAVGLLQRLRRLHRDICLVWADGGYTGGLVDWCRQKLALTLEVVKRTDDTAGFVVLPRRWVVERTFAWLMHSRRLARDYETLPASSEAMIRWSMVTRMGRRLARTRAAGRL comes from the coding sequence ATGTCGGATGCGGAATGGGCGGCCATCCGGCCTTTGGTGCCGGTGCCGGCCTGGCTTCAGGGACGGGGCGGGCAGCCCGAGGGCTACTGCCATCGGCAGATGTTGGACGCGATCCGTTACCTGGTCGCGGGCGGGATCTCCTGGCGGGCGATGCCCGTGGACTTCCCTGATTGGGGCCGGGTCTACGCGTTCTTCCGCCGCTGGCGCGAGCACGGGCTGACCACAGAGTTCCACGACCGGATGCGCGGACGGGTGCGTGAGCAGGAGGGCCGTGAGGCGGAGCCGACGGCCGGGATCATCGATGCGCAGTCGGTGAAGGCAGCGGCCTCGGTGCCGTCCGTCTCGCGCGGATGGGACGGCGGGAAGAAGGTGGGCGGCCGCAAGCGGCACATCGTGACCGACTGCCTCGGTCTGCTCCTGGTCGTCGCGGTCACCGCCGCGAACATCGGTGACCGGGATGCCGCGGTGGGTCTGCTGCAGCGGCTACGCCGCCTGCACCGCGACATCTGCCTGGTCTGGGCCGACGGCGGTTACACCGGCGGCCTGGTCGACTGGTGCCGGCAGAAACTCGCGCTCACCCTGGAGGTCGTCAAGCGCACCGACGATACGGCGGGGTTCGTGGTGCTGCCGAGGCGTTGGGTGGTAGAGCGCACGTTCGCGTGGTTGATGCATTCGCGCCGACTGGCCCGGGACTACGAGACGTTGCCAGCCAGCAGCGAGGCGATGATCCGGTGGTCGATGGTCACGCGGATGGGCCGGCGTCTGGCGCGGACACGGGCCGCCGGCCGGCTCTGA
- a CDS encoding transposase: MDGSQLAVLDRWWPSSKTCSHCGWQDTSQTLADRVFHCATCGLSMDRDLNAARNIERHAVVADPVPPVAPGRGETQNARGVPFRLPAPRGRKQETAKREGTGPPGTVSPRRSNPPTFPNPRQEQANLF; encoded by the coding sequence TTGGACGGCTCCCAGCTCGCGGTCCTGGACCGCTGGTGGCCCTCCAGCAAGACCTGCTCGCACTGCGGCTGGCAAGACACAAGCCAGACGCTCGCCGACCGGGTGTTCCACTGCGCCACCTGCGGCCTCTCCATGGACCGGGACCTGAACGCCGCCCGGAACATCGAACGGCACGCCGTGGTCGCAGACCCTGTTCCACCCGTCGCCCCCGGTAGGGGGGAGACGCAAAACGCCCGTGGAGTCCCCTTCAGACTTCCGGCCCCTCGGGGCCGGAAGCAGGAGACAGCGAAACGGGAAGGCACCGGACCACCCGGCACGGTGTCACCTCGGCGGAGTAATCCACCGACGTTCCCCAACCCGCGCCAAGAACAGGCAAACCTGTTCTAA
- a CDS encoding DUF6415 family natural product biosynthesis protein: MDKVEIMALMDSVLGWDLSSRDRREPPPETVEAALKQLAQHAVSLGRDLDAHIRALPRGDDVRRPAAVTLEEASRRLQATARSQGGALRAHNLARLVQALTAVSVDAERRIHELLAARATAREAPAGERGWP, translated from the coding sequence GTGGACAAAGTGGAGATCATGGCGCTGATGGACTCAGTGCTGGGCTGGGACCTCAGCAGCCGCGACAGGCGAGAGCCGCCCCCCGAGACTGTTGAGGCAGCGCTCAAGCAGTTGGCCCAGCACGCCGTGTCCCTCGGTCGTGACCTCGACGCCCACATCCGCGCCCTGCCGCGAGGTGACGACGTTCGCCGGCCTGCTGCCGTCACGCTGGAAGAGGCGAGCCGCCGCCTCCAGGCCACGGCTCGGTCACAGGGAGGCGCGCTGCGTGCGCATAACCTCGCCCGCCTGGTCCAAGCCCTCACCGCGGTGAGCGTGGACGCAGAGCGGCGCATCCACGAGCTCCTGGCCGCCAGAGCCACGGCCCGCGAGGCGCCCGCCGGAGAGCGAGGCTGGCCGTGA
- a CDS encoding ATP-dependent DNA ligase translates to MTFAQPNAQLHFDQPKVREFPIREVYESANPSDSAFDLLRLAGMHTTRWPYRRRREALEKLFVEHRLAAPWALCPSTTDEGTVREWLTHWTAAGVEGVVYKRLEGVYEPSVRGWRKYKVRETEDAVVGAFTGSPAAPRTLLLGRYDTGGRLRYVGRSTTLPQAAGRAVARLLTPAADGHPWEGWTFSAGWGTRESLHVTLVRPELVVEVGVDVARDSAGRWRHPARWHRPRPDLSPADIPRFTPGPTG, encoded by the coding sequence ATCACTTTCGCGCAACCTAACGCCCAACTCCACTTTGACCAGCCAAAGGTCCGCGAGTTCCCCATCAGGGAGGTGTATGAATCCGCGAACCCGTCGGATTCCGCCTTCGATCTGCTGCGATTGGCGGGCATGCACACGACTCGGTGGCCCTACCGGCGGCGCCGGGAGGCGTTGGAGAAGCTGTTCGTCGAGCATCGGCTCGCCGCGCCGTGGGCGCTGTGTCCGTCGACCACCGACGAGGGCACCGTCCGCGAGTGGCTGACCCACTGGACAGCGGCCGGCGTGGAGGGCGTCGTCTACAAGAGGCTGGAGGGCGTCTACGAGCCGTCCGTGCGCGGGTGGCGCAAGTACAAGGTCCGCGAGACCGAGGACGCCGTCGTCGGGGCGTTCACCGGCTCCCCGGCCGCGCCCCGCACGCTGCTGCTCGGCCGGTACGACACCGGCGGGCGCCTGCGCTACGTCGGCCGCAGCACCACCCTGCCCCAGGCCGCGGGCCGGGCCGTCGCCCGCCTGCTCACCCCGGCCGCAGACGGGCACCCGTGGGAGGGCTGGACGTTCTCCGCAGGGTGGGGCACCCGCGAGAGCCTGCACGTCACCCTCGTGCGGCCTGAGTTGGTTGTGGAGGTCGGGGTCGACGTCGCCCGCGACAGCGCCGGGCGCTGGCGGCACCCCGCCCGCTGGCACCGGCCCCGCCCAGACCTTTCCCCGGCCGACATCCCCCGCTTCACGCCCGGGCCGACGGGCTGA
- a CDS encoding MFS transporter has product MGPDLSRVMRSSPYWPVISHTTLRRVLPGFAVSSLGDGMAVVAVSWLAIELAPVAERGVWVALAAAAYTLSGAVGALLLGRFLRHRRPTQLAGWDAVLRAGALGAIPVLHAFGALGIEGYVALLAVSSVLHAWGQAGVYTLIARVLPERDHLVGNAVLSGVGSIATVVGPPLATLLIVFGGPATVLAVDATTFLVLAVTFLVAVPKDAVPEPEDDTASRTAGFAVIRRIPALSGLLALSFVFFFLFGPVYVALPLHVSDDLGASAGVLAAFYTAFGIGAVLGSVLTGFLSRWRLWPTTVGIVIGFGVLMLPLGLGAPTAVSVVCFGMAGLLWPPYSSLSTTLFQRSAPSALLPQALAASSAVRVLSVPLGTALGGPLVASLGAVGTLRLSGAGIAVVGMVAAAALTLRASRRRPEPAAGATESADADAGAAAEARP; this is encoded by the coding sequence GTGGGTCCGGACCTGAGCCGTGTGATGCGCTCTTCGCCGTACTGGCCGGTGATCAGTCACACGACGCTGCGGCGGGTCCTCCCGGGGTTCGCCGTCTCCTCGCTGGGTGACGGCATGGCCGTGGTGGCGGTGAGCTGGCTGGCGATTGAGCTGGCGCCGGTCGCGGAGCGCGGCGTCTGGGTGGCGCTGGCGGCGGCCGCCTACACCCTCTCCGGGGCGGTGGGCGCGCTGCTGCTCGGCCGCTTCCTGCGCCACCGCCGTCCCACCCAACTGGCTGGCTGGGACGCGGTGTTGCGGGCGGGCGCGCTGGGGGCCATCCCGGTGCTGCATGCCTTCGGCGCGCTCGGCATCGAGGGGTACGTTGCGCTGCTCGCGGTCTCCTCCGTGCTGCATGCCTGGGGGCAGGCGGGTGTCTACACGCTGATCGCCAGAGTGCTGCCGGAACGCGATCACCTGGTGGGCAACGCCGTGCTGTCCGGTGTGGGGTCGATCGCCACGGTGGTGGGGCCGCCGCTGGCCACGCTGCTGATCGTGTTCGGGGGCCCGGCGACGGTGCTGGCCGTGGACGCGACGACGTTCCTCGTCCTTGCGGTCACCTTCCTCGTCGCCGTCCCCAAGGACGCGGTCCCGGAGCCCGAGGACGACACGGCCTCGCGGACGGCTGGTTTCGCGGTGATCCGGCGCATCCCCGCGCTGTCCGGCCTCCTCGCCCTGAGCTTCGTGTTCTTCTTCCTCTTCGGCCCGGTGTACGTGGCGCTCCCGCTGCACGTGTCGGACGACCTGGGCGCCTCGGCCGGTGTGCTGGCAGCGTTCTACACGGCCTTCGGCATCGGCGCGGTGTTGGGTTCGGTGCTCACCGGCTTCCTCAGCCGGTGGCGATTGTGGCCCACGACGGTCGGCATCGTCATCGGCTTCGGCGTGCTGATGCTCCCCCTGGGCCTGGGTGCCCCAACGGCCGTGTCGGTCGTCTGCTTCGGGATGGCCGGGCTGCTCTGGCCGCCGTATTCGTCGCTGTCGACCACCCTCTTCCAGCGCTCGGCGCCCAGCGCGCTGCTGCCGCAGGCCCTCGCGGCGAGCTCCGCCGTCCGGGTGCTGTCGGTGCCCCTGGGCACCGCGCTCGGCGGACCGCTGGTGGCCAGCCTCGGCGCGGTCGGGACGCTGCGCCTGTCCGGTGCGGGCATCGCGGTGGTGGGCATGGTCGCCGCCGCCGCGCTGACCCTGCGCGCCTCGCGCAGGCGACCTGAACCGGCGGCGGGTGCCACGGAGTCGGCCGATGCGGACGCGGGGGCAGCGGCGGAAGCGCGGCCGTAG
- a CDS encoding SH3 domain-containing protein: MINLKNKIIQRAGIAVATVAMGAAGTMAAAPAAHANPSTQVQAANSCPTWTVMGNGVNFRTGPGTSYRSIGLLYRFDYGTRVSSTRSWVKIKLSARSKTGMRAGTTAWVSKAYAYQCVYMN; encoded by the coding sequence GTGATCAACCTCAAGAACAAGATCATCCAGCGTGCGGGCATCGCCGTGGCGACCGTCGCGATGGGCGCCGCAGGCACCATGGCGGCCGCCCCCGCCGCCCACGCAAACCCTTCCACCCAGGTTCAGGCGGCCAACTCCTGCCCCACCTGGACCGTGATGGGCAACGGGGTCAACTTCCGCACCGGCCCCGGCACCAGCTACAGGTCGATCGGGCTGCTGTACCGCTTCGACTACGGGACGCGCGTCTCGAGCACCCGGTCCTGGGTCAAGATCAAGCTGTCCGCCAGGTCGAAGACCGGCATGCGGGCCGGCACCACCGCCTGGGTCTCCAAGGCCTACGCCTACCAGTGCGTGTACATGAACTGA
- a CDS encoding DUF2993 domain-containing protein: MKQRLAKTRAAVRRHLVLTVTTAVLLLAVAATGAAEFTARTVIQNRIAKAAPALGSSLAVSVAGDWALWDLAHEGIPRLDISSSDARLGPLPQVRVRARLDDVRLGERATVGSASAPVTASTQSIAAAIRTAAPSVQVAAVTTDPAKGTIVAAVGPGGAGQLTLRPVLADGRGTLAVDGLTVFGRSVPTGRLGMGDGGLGPEPGARKEYPLGLKATSVHVQPDGPYIALTGGPGTLNGA; encoded by the coding sequence ATGAAGCAGCGCCTCGCGAAGACCCGGGCGGCCGTGCGCCGCCACCTCGTCCTCACGGTCACCACCGCCGTGCTCCTGCTGGCCGTCGCCGCCACGGGCGCGGCCGAGTTCACGGCCCGCACCGTGATCCAGAACCGCATCGCGAAGGCGGCACCCGCTCTCGGCAGCAGCCTGGCGGTCAGCGTCGCCGGCGACTGGGCCCTGTGGGACCTGGCGCACGAGGGCATCCCCCGACTCGACATCAGCAGCAGCGACGCCCGCCTCGGACCGCTCCCCCAGGTTCGCGTCCGCGCACGGCTCGACGACGTCCGCCTCGGCGAACGGGCCACCGTCGGCAGCGCCTCCGCCCCGGTGACCGCCTCCACCCAGTCGATCGCCGCCGCGATCCGGACCGCCGCACCGTCCGTGCAGGTGGCCGCGGTCACCACCGACCCGGCGAAGGGAACCATCGTGGCCGCCGTTGGCCCGGGCGGCGCCGGGCAGCTGACGCTGCGTCCCGTACTCGCGGACGGAAGGGGCACCCTCGCCGTCGACGGGCTCACCGTGTTCGGCCGCTCCGTCCCCACCGGCCGGCTCGGGATGGGCGACGGCGGTCTCGGACCGGAGCCGGGCGCGCGGAAGGAATACCCGCTCGGGCTCAAGGCCACGTCCGTACACGTCCAACCGGACGGCCCGTACATCGCCCTGACGGGCGGCCCCGGCACCCTGAACGGCGCGTGA